From one Methanobrevibacter woesei genomic stretch:
- a CDS encoding CPBP family intramembrane glutamic endopeptidase: protein MDTKNERFFTRHPYIFVVAALIVLVLSAVVSTLIISFAGFSNLITANNYFDSNLSFFISEVVAIILLLAVAWKLEFFDQSFFSKRNLKIGALLSVPILIIAVLWNILPPVLYNNPSLFRIDIGLIVIAFLTTLAIGFAEEILFRGLIFRNFLRRYGMTKKGIYISIIVSSVIFGLVHASNAISSSPDAIIQQVIYATAMGIILALFYLITGNLLVPALCHGLFDFTDYVIPGFYNIPYDAALTSDWVQNLIVAIVFIVIAVIIVKKINVEDTDLVKQLE from the coding sequence ATGGATACAAAAAATGAAAGATTTTTCACAAGGCATCCTTATATTTTTGTTGTGGCAGCATTAATTGTATTAGTGTTGTCAGCGGTTGTTTCAACTTTGATTATAAGTTTTGCAGGTTTTAGTAACCTTATCACTGCTAATAACTATTTTGACAGTAACCTATCTTTCTTTATTTCAGAAGTTGTAGCTATTATTTTATTATTGGCAGTGGCATGGAAGTTAGAGTTCTTTGATCAAAGCTTCTTTTCAAAAAGAAATCTTAAAATAGGTGCTCTTTTATCAGTTCCAATACTTATAATAGCTGTGCTCTGGAATATTTTACCTCCAGTATTGTATAATAATCCTTCACTTTTTAGAATTGATATCGGTTTGATAGTTATAGCATTTTTAACTACTTTAGCTATTGGATTTGCAGAAGAGATTTTGTTTAGAGGTTTAATCTTTAGAAACTTCTTAAGAAGATATGGTATGACTAAAAAAGGAATTTATATTTCAATTATAGTTTCATCTGTAATATTTGGTCTTGTACATGCTTCAAATGCAATTTCTTCTTCTCCAGATGCTATTATTCAGCAAGTAATTTATGCAACTGCAATGGGTATTATTCTTGCTCTTTTCTACTTAATAACTGGAAACTTGTTAGTACCTGCTTTATGTCACGGTTTATTTGATTTTACTGATTATGTGATTCCGGGATTTTACAATATTCCATATGATGCAGCATTAACAAGCGATTGGGTGCAAAACTTAATAGTAGCTATTGTTTTTATTGTTATTGCAGTAATTATTGTTAAAAAGATCAATGTTGAAGATACTGATTTAGTTAAACAGTTAGAATAA
- a CDS encoding TIGR04076 family protein, which yields MKKVKITILKRTIQEDLAKEYGIDDFPKCPLMEDNAVFYADYAKPEGFCDEAWKAIYQYVFALAHGATETFYSGTWIKEPGIAIVCCNDGLRPVIFKLEATDIESK from the coding sequence ATGAAAAAAGTTAAAATTACTATATTAAAAAGAACCATACAAGAGGATTTAGCTAAAGAATATGGAATTGATGACTTTCCTAAATGTCCTTTAATGGAAGATAATGCAGTATTTTATGCAGATTATGCAAAACCTGAAGGCTTTTGTGATGAAGCATGGAAAGCAATATACCAATATGTATTTGCACTTGCACATGGAGCAACAGAAACATTTTACTCTGGAACATGGATTAAAGAACCAGGAATAGCTATTGTGTGTTGTAATGATGGTTTAAGACCAGTTATATTCAAATTAGAAGCAACCGATATAGAATCCAAATAA
- the hcp gene encoding hydroxylamine reductase, with amino-acid sequence MSDMFCYQCSQTARGTGCTVKGVCGKDALVARLQDNLIYAMKGISAYNYNANVLGEKDDEVNEFLTTGLYTTLTNVNFDAEDLIDLGLKAGEVNIKVMKLLKEAHIKNYGEPVPAEVQVGAEEGPAIIVTGHDIKALAELLKQTEGKGIKVYTHSEMLPAHGYPELNKYDHLVGHLGKAWFDQKEIFSKYNAAILATSNCVLLPKDDYADRIFTMDVAKLPGVPKIENYDFTPVIEKALELGGLEAEEKEVITTGFGLSTILSLADKIKELVEAGKIRRFFVVGGCDSPNPKLNYYREFVENLPEDTIVLTLACGKFRFNDLDLGDIEGVPRLIDLGQCNDTIVAIDLAVALCDLFECELNDLPLTIVLSWMEQKAVAILWSLLYLGKTDMYIGPVLPAWANDDIINFLVENYNLTPIGEPLEDIKKIMGE; translated from the coding sequence ATGAGTGACATGTTTTGTTATCAATGTTCCCAAACTGCAAGGGGAACTGGATGTACTGTAAAAGGTGTTTGTGGAAAAGATGCTCTTGTAGCAAGACTTCAGGATAACTTAATTTATGCAATGAAAGGTATCAGTGCATATAACTACAATGCAAATGTTTTAGGCGAAAAAGATGATGAAGTTAATGAATTCTTAACAACTGGACTTTATACAACCTTAACCAATGTTAACTTTGATGCAGAAGATTTAATTGATTTAGGCTTAAAAGCAGGTGAAGTTAACATTAAAGTAATGAAATTGCTTAAGGAAGCACATATCAAAAATTATGGTGAACCTGTACCTGCGGAAGTGCAAGTTGGAGCAGAAGAAGGTCCAGCTATTATTGTAACTGGACATGACATTAAAGCACTAGCTGAACTTCTTAAACAAACTGAAGGAAAAGGAATTAAAGTTTACACACACAGTGAAATGCTTCCAGCACATGGTTATCCAGAACTTAACAAGTATGACCATTTGGTTGGTCATCTTGGAAAAGCATGGTTTGATCAAAAAGAAATATTTTCAAAATATAATGCAGCTATTTTAGCAACAAGTAACTGTGTGCTTCTTCCTAAAGATGACTATGCTGATAGAATTTTCACTATGGATGTTGCTAAATTACCAGGTGTTCCAAAAATTGAAAACTACGATTTCACTCCGGTAATTGAAAAAGCTCTTGAACTTGGTGGATTAGAAGCTGAAGAAAAAGAGGTAATTACAACTGGTTTCGGATTATCCACTATTCTTTCATTGGCTGACAAAATTAAAGAGTTAGTTGAGGCAGGCAAAATCAGAAGATTCTTTGTTGTTGGAGGATGTGACAGCCCTAACCCTAAATTAAACTACTACAGAGAATTTGTTGAAAACTTACCTGAAGACACTATTGTTTTAACTTTAGCTTGCGGTAAATTTAGATTCAATGATCTTGATTTAGGAGATATTGAAGGAGTTCCACGTTTAATTGATTTAGGTCAATGTAATGATACTATTGTAGCTATTGACTTAGCAGTTGCATTATGTGATCTATTTGAATGTGAATTAAATGACTTGCCATTAACCATTGTTTTAAGCTGGATGGAACAAAAAGCAGTAGCAATCTTATGGAGCTTATTATATTTAGGAAAAACAGATATGTATATAGGTCCTGTTTTACCTGCATGGGCAAATGATGATATTATAAATTTCTTAGTTGAAAATTATAATTTAACCCCAATTGGTGAACCACTTGAGGACATTAAGAAAATAATGGGTGAATAA
- the idsA gene encoding short chain isoprenyl diphosphate synthase IdsA — protein sequence MSDVKEVLGLYSGDIFKSIEDNLSTITPNTLQEASIYLTKAGGKMLRPCLTLITSEAVGGSKEDALKSATAIELIHTFSLIHDDIMDDDDMRRGMPAVHKVWDEGLAILSGDTLFSKAFEIIVDCENADASRLTKTIGTVADACVKICEGQALDISFEGRYDVTEEEYMEMIFKKTGALIASATKAGAIMGGASDEVIDAMYDYGRLIGLAFQIQDDYLDLASDEESLGKPIGSDIAKGKMTLIAVKALSESEGEDHDKLLNILKDDNSSQEDIDTAIDLFNKYGSIEYAKNVAQSNVSEAKELLKILPESASKDALMDIADFVLERHS from the coding sequence ATGAGTGATGTGAAAGAAGTTCTTGGTTTATATTCTGGAGATATTTTTAAAAGTATTGAAGATAATTTATCTACAATTACTCCAAATACTCTTCAAGAAGCTTCAATCTATTTAACTAAAGCAGGAGGTAAGATGTTAAGGCCTTGTTTAACTCTTATCACTTCTGAAGCTGTTGGAGGTTCAAAAGAAGATGCACTTAAATCTGCTACAGCTATTGAATTGATTCATACTTTCTCTTTAATCCATGATGATATAATGGATGACGATGATATGAGGAGAGGTATGCCTGCTGTTCATAAAGTTTGGGATGAAGGTTTAGCTATTTTATCTGGGGATACTTTATTCTCAAAGGCTTTTGAAATTATTGTAGACTGTGAAAATGCAGATGCTTCCAGATTAACTAAAACTATTGGCACTGTAGCTGATGCATGTGTTAAAATATGTGAAGGTCAAGCTTTAGATATTAGTTTTGAAGGAAGATATGATGTAACTGAAGAAGAGTACATGGAAATGATTTTCAAAAAAACTGGTGCTTTAATAGCTTCTGCAACTAAAGCTGGAGCTATTATGGGTGGAGCTAGTGATGAAGTCATTGATGCAATGTATGATTATGGTAGGTTGATTGGTTTAGCTTTCCAAATTCAGGATGATTATTTAGATCTTGCAAGTGATGAAGAATCTCTTGGTAAGCCTATTGGTAGTGATATAGCTAAGGGAAAAATGACTTTAATTGCAGTTAAAGCTTTATCTGAATCTGAAGGTGAAGACCATGATAAATTATTAAATATCTTAAAAGATGATAATTCTTCACAAGAAGATATAGATACTGCAATCGATTTATTCAATAAATATGGTTCTATTGAATATGCTAAAAATGTCGCTCAATCAAATGTATCTGAAGCTAAAGAACTATTAAAAATATTACCTGAATCTGCTTCTAAAGATGCACTTATGGATATTGCAGATTTTGTACTTGAAAGACATTCCTAA
- a CDS encoding DUF763 domain-containing protein encodes MQRKGIANLPIHGGHPPRWLFKRMVKLSGAIVEVILEEYGVHEFLERISNPYWFQCFSCVIGFDWHSSGTTTTTCGALRASLNAQDHGIVVLGGKGANSRKTPSQIEKKGEFFNLGDKKIDELVRTSKLTAKIDNSCIQDYYTLYQHNFILTEKGDWAVIQQGMDTNTKYARRYHWMSDDLDSYLEDSHSAISCDIKRDSTLNMASKKSKEAQKISVDLICDNPDHLKRYFKRRDPHQTLLSDFGAQPMFTMPAHHPVLDMDLSDREFQVLKNAWEIQPENYEELILLKGIGPKKIRALALISDLIFGEKASWEDPVKYSFAHGGKDGFPYPVDREVYDHSIETVKDALYKAKVDDKNKYDAIKRLNVYMNQ; translated from the coding sequence ATGCAAAGGAAAGGGATTGCTAATCTTCCAATTCATGGAGGTCATCCACCAAGATGGTTATTTAAAAGGATGGTAAAATTATCTGGAGCTATTGTTGAGGTTATTCTTGAAGAATATGGTGTTCACGAGTTTCTTGAGAGAATATCTAATCCATACTGGTTTCAATGCTTTTCTTGTGTAATTGGATTTGACTGGCACTCTTCAGGAACTACAACAACTACTTGTGGTGCATTAAGGGCCAGTTTAAATGCTCAGGACCATGGAATTGTTGTTTTGGGAGGTAAAGGTGCTAATTCAAGAAAAACTCCTTCACAAATTGAAAAGAAAGGAGAATTTTTCAATTTAGGAGATAAAAAGATTGATGAGTTAGTGCGTACAAGTAAGCTAACAGCTAAAATAGATAATTCATGTATACAGGATTACTACACACTTTATCAGCATAATTTCATTTTAACAGAAAAAGGGGACTGGGCTGTAATCCAGCAGGGTATGGATACCAATACCAAGTATGCAAGGCGTTATCACTGGATGAGTGATGATTTAGATAGCTATTTAGAGGATTCACATAGTGCAATTTCCTGTGATATTAAAAGAGATTCTACATTAAATATGGCATCAAAAAAAAGTAAAGAAGCTCAAAAAATTAGTGTTGACTTAATCTGTGATAATCCAGACCATCTTAAAAGATATTTTAAAAGAAGGGATCCTCATCAAACATTGTTAAGTGATTTTGGAGCTCAGCCAATGTTTACAATGCCTGCTCACCATCCAGTGCTTGATATGGATTTATCTGATAGGGAATTCCAAGTTCTGAAAAATGCGTGGGAGATTCAGCCTGAAAACTATGAAGAATTAATATTGCTTAAGGGTATTGGTCCTAAAAAAATAAGGGCACTAGCTTTAATTTCAGATTTAATATTTGGTGAAAAAGCTAGTTGGGAAGATCCTGTAAAATATAGCTTTGCTCATGGTGGGAAAGATGGTTTTCCCTACCCTGTTGATAGGGAAGTTTATGATCATTCCATTGAAACAGTTAAGGATGCTCTGTATAAAGCAAAAGTAGATGATAAGAATAAGTATGATGCAATAAAACGTTTAAATGTTTATATGAATCAGTAA
- a CDS encoding glutamate--tRNA ligase — translation MNDLEEIVYKHALLNAAKHKGSANPGAVIGSIMAQEEELRSRAKEIGPIAGKIVAQVNNLSVEEQEAEMAKYDVEVKERKQKKETGLQELPGSHENVVMRFAPNPSGPLHLGHARAAVPNGEYAKRYGGKLILRIEDTDPKRVFEPAYKMIPEDLEWLGIKPDEVIYQSDRFDIYYDYAEQLIKKGAAYMCTCDSAEFKELKDNCQACPCRDRTVEENMELWNKFEEMDAGEAVLRVKTDIKHKNPAIRDWVAMRIVEEEHPRFGHKYKVYPMMNFSVAVDDHLLGMTHVLRGKDHLANTEKQKYLYEHMGWDMPEFIHYGRLKMEDIALSTSKALEGIENGTYSGWDDPRLGTLRAIARRGIDPRTIYELITEIGVKMADSAISWKKIYGLNRNFIEPIANRYFFVENPCEITVDGYEGGKVDIERPLHADHEDRGNRILPFDGKAYLASEDFKDGIVRLMDAVNVDIDGDKVSYNSTSFEEARDLKARIIQWVPVEDNVNVKIVMDDASVKEGLGEGALADLEVGDIVQFERVGFARLDEIKDDELVFYFAHK, via the coding sequence ATGAATGATTTAGAAGAAATTGTCTATAAACATGCTTTATTAAATGCTGCAAAACATAAGGGAAGTGCAAATCCTGGTGCAGTTATTGGTTCTATTATGGCTCAGGAAGAAGAACTTAGAAGCAGGGCTAAAGAAATAGGTCCAATAGCTGGTAAAATTGTAGCACAAGTAAATAATTTAAGTGTTGAAGAACAAGAAGCTGAAATGGCTAAATATGATGTGGAAGTTAAAGAAAGAAAACAGAAAAAGGAAACTGGTCTTCAAGAACTTCCTGGAAGCCATGAAAATGTTGTAATGCGTTTTGCTCCAAACCCAAGTGGTCCGCTACATTTAGGACATGCTCGTGCTGCAGTACCTAATGGTGAATATGCAAAAAGATATGGTGGTAAACTTATTTTAAGGATAGAAGATACTGATCCAAAAAGAGTATTTGAACCAGCATATAAAATGATTCCAGAGGATTTGGAATGGTTAGGAATCAAACCTGATGAAGTTATCTATCAAAGTGACAGATTTGATATATATTATGATTATGCAGAACAGCTAATTAAAAAAGGTGCAGCATATATGTGTACCTGTGATTCAGCTGAATTTAAAGAACTTAAAGATAACTGTCAAGCATGTCCATGTAGAGACAGGACTGTTGAAGAGAACATGGAACTATGGAATAAATTTGAAGAAATGGATGCTGGAGAAGCTGTTTTAAGAGTGAAAACAGATATTAAACATAAAAACCCAGCTATTCGTGATTGGGTGGCTATGCGTATTGTTGAAGAGGAGCATCCTCGTTTTGGACATAAATATAAAGTATATCCAATGATGAACTTCTCTGTTGCTGTAGATGACCATTTATTAGGTATGACTCATGTTTTAAGAGGTAAAGACCATTTGGCAAATACTGAAAAACAGAAATATCTCTATGAACACATGGGATGGGACATGCCTGAATTCATCCATTATGGTAGACTTAAAATGGAAGATATTGCATTAAGTACCTCTAAAGCACTTGAAGGAATTGAAAATGGAACCTACAGTGGATGGGATGATCCTAGACTTGGAACCTTAAGGGCTATTGCAAGAAGAGGAATTGACCCAAGAACTATCTATGAGTTAATCACTGAAATCGGTGTTAAAATGGCTGATTCAGCTATTAGCTGGAAGAAAATCTATGGTTTAAACCGTAATTTCATTGAACCAATAGCTAATCGTTATTTCTTTGTTGAAAATCCATGTGAAATTACTGTAGATGGATATGAAGGTGGAAAAGTAGATATTGAAAGACCATTGCATGCAGACCATGAAGATAGGGGAAATAGGATTTTACCATTTGATGGAAAAGCATACTTAGCTAGTGAAGACTTTAAAGATGGAATTGTCAGATTAATGGATGCTGTTAATGTTGATATTGATGGAGATAAAGTATCTTATAATTCCACTTCCTTTGAAGAAGCTCGTGATTTGAAAGCTAGAATTATTCAATGGGTTCCAGTTGAAGATAATGTCAATGTAAAAATAGTTATGGATGATGCTTCTGTTAAAGAAGGTCTTGGTGAAGGTGCATTAGCTGATTTAGAAGTTGGAGATATTGTTCAATTTGAAAGGGTTGGTTTTGCACGTTTAGATGAAATTAAAGATGATGAGCTTGTATTCTACTTCGCTCACAAATAA
- a CDS encoding tetratricopeptide repeat protein, with protein sequence MSDEIIKVKDFIENKECKKALDLAKKMHRKDRINDYLEILDLLIAEKYLPAFEEKGQYYLYFDENHDNEDYGEKYFNQYLEIQPHSINLMCSKAMALSYKDLNKSIKLMDKALKSYDNFSEDEKPRITEEDIWMGKIELLVKKNDKKETLAELNNFEKEYPDNPKMILYKGILLSETGEDEDALKYLETSLKRDNTILALNAKGNALYNLRRYSEALEVYDKCISHEKEVDDLDIITNFNSKAAFSAIELENYNEAIKYLNKTINMLNEHGRLKDDLEKIYRQCSFEKERLLKQYNIQDRKFSRFKFLSSKTALIVLILFIIGYFILTYLGY encoded by the coding sequence ATGAGTGATGAAATAATAAAAGTTAAAGATTTTATAGAAAATAAAGAATGTAAGAAAGCCCTTGATTTAGCTAAAAAGATGCATAGGAAAGATAGAATAAATGACTATCTTGAAATACTTGATTTATTAATAGCTGAAAAATATCTTCCTGCATTTGAAGAAAAAGGACAATATTATCTTTATTTTGATGAAAATCATGACAATGAAGATTATGGTGAGAAGTACTTCAACCAGTATCTTGAAATTCAGCCTCATTCAATTAATTTAATGTGCAGTAAGGCAATGGCATTATCCTATAAAGATTTGAATAAATCCATTAAACTTATGGATAAAGCATTGAAAAGCTATGACAACTTCAGTGAAGATGAAAAACCTAGAATCACAGAAGAAGATATTTGGATGGGAAAAATAGAGCTTCTAGTTAAAAAGAATGATAAAAAAGAAACACTGGCTGAGCTGAATAACTTTGAAAAAGAATATCCCGACAACCCTAAAATGATTCTTTATAAAGGAATATTACTTTCTGAAACTGGGGAAGATGAAGATGCTCTTAAATATCTTGAAACATCTCTAAAAAGGGACAATACAATACTTGCCCTAAATGCAAAAGGAAATGCATTGTATAATCTTAGAAGATACAGTGAAGCACTTGAAGTCTATGACAAATGCATCAGTCATGAAAAAGAAGTTGATGACTTAGATATAATAACTAATTTTAATTCCAAAGCAGCATTTTCAGCTATTGAACTTGAAAATTATAATGAAGCTATTAAATATTTAAATAAAACAATAAATATGCTAAATGAACATGGTAGACTTAAAGATGACCTTGAAAAAATTTACAGACAATGTTCCTTTGAAAAAGAAAGGCTTCTTAAGCAATACAACATTCAAGACAGAAAATTTAGCAGATTTAAATTCCTTTCATCAAAAACAGCACTTATTGTATTAATCTTATTCATTATTGGATACTTCATATTAACCTATTTAGGTTATTAA
- a CDS encoding TrmB family transcriptional regulator, with product MIQEHVNNLKKLGLSTYEATAYITLTSLISATAVKISEESTIPRTKIYDVLKSLAKKEYIEIENGRPLIYHVKSPLITLEKEKEKFTESLDKTIVTLNSIYEHEISQVQAPIWRISGIPNIIQKELEIIQRSKETLSLRIGFLFKDEYEAIINALVDKNNEVDINILASPYTYIENKKIDVIDLFKKEGLAIYKANIPFVKMITSDSKELLHIYAKFSEDKKSVIPYSAIGIWNQYEDIAKNYEDRFKKQLEKIKKQ from the coding sequence ATGATTCAGGAACATGTAAATAATCTAAAGAAACTGGGCCTTTCCACTTATGAAGCAACTGCATATATAACTTTAACCTCCTTAATTTCAGCTACTGCAGTTAAAATCAGTGAAGAGTCAACAATTCCAAGAACTAAAATATATGATGTCTTAAAATCACTAGCTAAAAAAGAATACATTGAGATTGAAAATGGAAGGCCACTGATTTATCATGTTAAGTCCCCACTTATAACTTTAGAAAAAGAAAAGGAAAAATTTACAGAAAGTCTTGATAAAACAATAGTTACTCTTAATTCCATTTATGAACATGAAATAAGTCAAGTGCAGGCTCCAATTTGGAGAATAAGTGGAATCCCAAATATTATTCAAAAGGAACTTGAGATTATTCAAAGATCAAAGGAAACTCTTTCACTTAGAATAGGATTTCTTTTCAAGGATGAATATGAAGCCATAATAAATGCATTAGTTGATAAAAATAATGAAGTTGACATAAACATCCTTGCTTCTCCTTACACATATATTGAAAATAAAAAGATTGATGTTATAGACTTATTTAAAAAAGAAGGATTAGCTATCTACAAAGCCAATATTCCCTTTGTAAAAATGATTACATCAGATTCAAAAGAATTACTCCATATCTATGCAAAGTTTTCAGAGGATAAAAAAAGTGTAATTCCCTACTCAGCCATTGGTATCTGGAACCAATATGAAGACATTGCTAAAAACTACGAAGACCGTTTTAAAAAGCAGTTAGAAAAGATAAAAAAGCAGTAA
- a CDS encoding cupin domain-containing protein, producing the protein MVDEDIKSKALFVEGLIDYQDNSVVSRELIKKELGTVTIFAFDKGQGLSEHSAPFDAMVQIVDGEAEITIDGVKNTVKKGEMIIMPANIPHALQAVNMPYKMMLTMIKSD; encoded by the coding sequence ATGGTAGATGAAGATATTAAATCAAAAGCACTCTTTGTTGAAGGATTAATTGATTACCAGGATAACTCTGTAGTAAGCCGTGAACTTATTAAAAAAGAACTTGGTACTGTAACAATCTTTGCTTTTGATAAAGGACAAGGCTTAAGTGAACATAGTGCTCCTTTTGATGCTATGGTTCAAATTGTAGATGGTGAGGCTGAAATTACAATTGATGGTGTAAAAAACACTGTTAAGAAAGGTGAAATGATTATAATGCCTGCAAACATACCTCATGCACTACAAGCTGTTAACATGCCTTACAAAATGATGTTAACAATGATTAAGTCAGATTAA
- a CDS encoding aldo/keto reductase, translating to MDKIRLGKTDLIVNKNGFGALPIQRADKEDSEKIIKKAYENGINFYDTARFYTDSEEKLGNALKDVRENVFIASKTGMETVEEFWKDLETTLKELQTDYLDLYQFHNISFCPKPDDGSGLYEAMMEAKEEGKINHIGITSHKYTIASEAIESGCYETLQYPFSYLTGEKELELVKRCEELDIGFIAMKAMGGGLIKNSKAAYSFMMNFDNVLPIWGIQKESELDEFLSYQENTPEMTDELKQAIELDKKELGNDFCRGCGYCMPCPEEIEINTCVRMSLWIRRFPTEPCLTEEYQKKMEKTQECTECMQCIDKCPYELNIPELLKENYKDYMNVLTGKTKIV from the coding sequence ATGGACAAAATAAGACTTGGAAAGACTGATTTAATTGTAAATAAAAATGGATTTGGCGCACTTCCTATCCAAAGAGCAGATAAAGAAGATTCTGAAAAAATTATTAAAAAAGCCTATGAAAATGGTATAAATTTCTATGATACTGCTCGTTTCTACACAGATAGTGAAGAAAAACTTGGAAATGCTTTAAAAGATGTTAGAGAAAATGTTTTCATTGCCTCTAAAACTGGTATGGAAACTGTTGAAGAATTCTGGAAAGACCTAGAGACAACATTAAAAGAACTTCAAACTGACTATCTTGACTTGTATCAGTTCCACAATATATCATTTTGTCCAAAGCCAGATGATGGATCTGGATTATATGAAGCAATGATGGAAGCTAAAGAAGAAGGTAAAATCAACCATATTGGTATAACCTCCCATAAATACACAATAGCTAGTGAAGCAATAGAATCTGGATGTTATGAAACATTACAATATCCATTTTCATATTTAACTGGTGAAAAAGAATTGGAACTTGTTAAAAGATGTGAAGAATTAGATATTGGGTTTATAGCTATGAAAGCAATGGGTGGAGGATTGATTAAAAATTCAAAAGCAGCTTATAGCTTTATGATGAATTTTGATAATGTCCTTCCAATATGGGGAATCCAGAAAGAGTCCGAACTTGATGAATTCCTATCATATCAGGAAAACACCCCTGAAATGACTGATGAATTAAAACAAGCTATTGAATTAGATAAAAAAGAATTGGGAAATGATTTCTGCAGAGGCTGTGGATACTGTATGCCTTGTCCTGAAGAAATTGAAATAAACACTTGTGTTAGAATGTCTCTCTGGATTAGAAGATTTCCAACTGAACCTTGCCTAACAGAAGAATATCAAAAGAAAATGGAGAAAACACAAGAATGCACTGAATGTATGCAATGTATTGACAAATGTCCTTATGAGTTAAACATTCCAGAGCTACTTAAAGAAAACTACAAAGATTATATGAATGTGTTAACTGGTAAAACTAAAATAGTTTAA
- a CDS encoding class I SAM-dependent methyltransferase, whose product MKKQCVGDPDQLNWVKFWQEKLENKTDKKKDWDKAAPGFYKRATKDEYKELLLDELILDEEDTVLDLGCGEGSITLPIAEKVKSITGLDSSIKMLEYLREKADEENMTNVHTIFQPIEDINHEELGNYDVVISSRSLNGVVPIKETLEEMNKIANKYVFITIFGPENWQIETEFNEFIGKEQETFPGYNYIFNILYNMGIYPNTKRLDIKEYRKYDSIEEAMDNGKFRLDLLNDEEKEKLKEYLNRILKKDPETGKLYNKKDKADWVLIWWKKEE is encoded by the coding sequence ATGAAAAAACAATGCGTTGGTGACCCCGATCAACTTAACTGGGTTAAATTTTGGCAGGAAAAATTAGAAAATAAAACTGATAAGAAGAAAGATTGGGATAAGGCAGCTCCTGGATTCTATAAAAGAGCAACAAAAGACGAATATAAAGAATTGCTTCTTGATGAGTTAATCTTAGATGAAGAAGATACAGTACTTGATTTAGGTTGCGGTGAAGGATCTATAACATTACCAATAGCTGAAAAAGTAAAAAGCATAACTGGTCTAGACTCTTCTATAAAAATGCTTGAATATTTAAGAGAAAAAGCAGATGAAGAAAACATGACCAATGTACATACTATTTTTCAACCAATAGAAGACATAAATCATGAAGAACTTGGAAATTATGATGTTGTTATATCATCAAGGTCTTTAAATGGTGTTGTACCAATTAAAGAAACCTTAGAAGAGATGAATAAAATAGCTAACAAGTATGTTTTTATAACAATTTTCGGTCCTGAAAACTGGCAAATAGAAACAGAATTTAACGAATTTATTGGAAAGGAACAGGAAACCTTCCCTGGATACAACTACATTTTTAACATCCTTTACAATATGGGAATTTATCCAAACACTAAAAGGTTAGATATTAAAGAATATAGAAAATATGATAGCATTGAAGAAGCTATGGATAATGGTAAATTCCGCTTAGACTTATTAAATGATGAAGAAAAAGAAAAATTAAAAGAATATCTTAATAGAATTCTTAAAAAAGACCCTGAAACAGGAAAATTATATAATAAGAAAGATAAAGCTGACTGGGTATTAATCTGGTGGAAAAAAGAAGAATAA